From the Quercus lobata isolate SW786 chromosome 6, ValleyOak3.0 Primary Assembly, whole genome shotgun sequence genome, one window contains:
- the LOC115994797 gene encoding heavy metal-associated isoprenylated plant protein 33, producing the protein MSKEEIMKVQKCVLKVNIHCDGCKQKVKKILQKIDGVFKTEIDADQGKVTVSGTVDPAVLIKKLTKSGKHAELWGAPKANNNNNNNNQNHLPNQFKNMQIENGKGGNGKGQKGGNNNQPKGGQQNQQQQQQQPQQQQQQQQQQQLQQQAQQQVQRLHQLVQQGVLKPEQFQQQVQQLQQQVLQHQLQLKMKGLPDQQPQQSKAVKFDLPEDDDEPDDFGDDDYDEDDYDEEDFEDELDDPHPPHNKMKPMMPPANVMMMMNPQLMKGGNGGGGGNGGANGGKKGGGGGGGAVPIQVSDGKNGNGGKKGGGGGNNNQNQGGGGGKNGGKNGGGGGGAGFPLDAKNGNNGGGANNKNGHNGNGNGGGNGGAKKNGGVQAMNNNNGLPNMGGLPQHHNAMAGPNMMGGHQMGNIPMGQMGNIQAVQGLPAAAVHGGGGGGGGAGYFHGAGPEVMPGNPYHAQQQQYMQQQLQAAAMSQRAAMAGGNDRLMYARPPPAVNYLPPHPQQYPYPYPYPYPHPPPHQTGPGPEPYSDFFSDENTSSCNVM; encoded by the exons ATGAGTAAAGAAGAGATTATGAAGGTCCAG AAATGTGTTCTCAAGGTGAATATACATTGTGATGGATGTAAGCAGAAAGTGAAGAAAATCTTGCAGAAAATTGATG GCGTTTTTAAAACCGAAATAGATGCAGACCAGGGCAAGGTGACGGTTTCAGGTACTGTAGACCCAGCAGTTCTCATCAAGAAGCTTACAAAATCAGGAAAACATGCAGAGCTTTGGGGTGCTCCAAAGgctaacaacaacaacaacaacaacaaccagaACCACTTGCCTAATCAGTTCAAGAACATGCAAATTGAGAATGGCAAAGGTGGGAACGGCAAAGGTCAGAAAGGTGGTAACAACAACCAACCCAAAGGTGGACAgcaaaaccaacaacaacaacagcaacagccacagcaacagcaacagcaacagcaacagcaacagctCCAGCAACAAGCCCAGCAACAAGTCCAGCGACTCCACCAACTCGTGCAACAAGGAGTACTAAAACCAGAACAATTTCAGCAGCAGGTTCAGCAGCTTCAGCAGCAGGTGCTGCAGCATCAGCTTCAACTTAAAATGAAAGGGTTACCAGATCAGCAGCCGCAACAATCGAAGGCAGTGAAGTTTGATTTGcctgaggatgatgatgaacCTGATGATTTTGGTGATGACGATTATGATGAAGACGATTATGATGAGGAGGATTTTGAGGATGAGTTGGATGATCCGCATCCCCCACACAATAAGATGAAACCTATGATGCCTCCTGCTAatgtgatgatgatgatgaatcCACAGCTCATGAAAGGTGGGAATGGAGGTGGTGGTGGAAATGGTGGGGCTAATGGAGGTAAaaaaggtggtggtggtggtggaggagctGTGCCTATTCAGGTGAGCGATGGCAAAAATGGAAATGGAGGAAAGaaaggaggtggtggtggaAATAACAATCAGAATCAAGGTGGAGGAGGTGGCAAAAATGGTGGTAAAAAtggtgggggtgggggtggggctGGATTCCCCTTGGATGCTAAAAATGGTAACAATGGCGGTGGGGCAAATAACAAGAATGGCCACAATGGTAATGGTAATGGTGGTGGTAATGGGGGGGCTAAAAAGAATGGTGGGGTTCAAGCTATGAACAATAATAATGGGTTGCCAAACATGGGTGGTCTTCCTCAACATCATAATGCTATGGCAGGACCTAATATGATGGGGGGTCATCAGATGGGTAACATCCCAATGGGCCAAATGGGTAACATCCAAGCAGTCCAAGGCCTTCCAGCTGCTGCCGTTCATGGTGGGggcggtggcggtggtggaGCCGGGTACTTCCATGGTGCTGGCCCTGAGGTGATGCCTGGGAACCCTTACCACGCACAACAGCAGCAGTACATGCAGCAACAATTGCAAGCGGCAGCGATGAGCCAGAGAGCTGCAATGGCAGGGGGCAATGATAGGCTCATGTATGCTAGACCCCCTCCAGCAGTGAATTACTTACCACCACATCCACAACAATACCCATACCCTTACCCATACCCATACCCACACCCACCACCTCATCAAACAGGTCCAGGTCCAGAGCCATACAGTGACTTCTTTAGTGATGAGAACACCTCAAGTTGTAATGTGATGTGA
- the LOC115994798 gene encoding probable E3 ubiquitin-protein ligase LUL4: MGISFSNNRRRNNPYFQHPHHPPPPPYYYSDQQPPPPPPPPPPPPPPPHNYGPYPPPHHPYPAHPPPPPPPPQNYYYCGSTYANPMTMTARFNYNQNPHPYVNHTNGWLAPSPRPQAVDPPRYVDYQNAKKVRNDVNINKDTLKLVVDEQNPDHVLVSFVFDALHDGSITIFYFAKEESNCRFVPFFPANFTPVKIPFQKGFGQRFCQPSGTGIDLGFFELDDLSKPSPGEDVFPLVVSAETLPPHSTDKTLGECVPNTNPHMQITQAVLEKNNDEHFHVRVVKQILWIDGFRYELREIYGIGSSEAEGFDDSDPGKECVICMTEPKDTAVLPCRHMCMCSECAKALRLQSNKCPICRQPIEELLEIKIHNGDQ; this comes from the exons ATTTAGCAAcaatagaagaagaaacaacCCATATTTTCAACACCCACATCATCCTCCTCCTCCCCCATACTATTACTCAgaccaacaaccaccaccaccaccaccaccaccaccacctccaccgCCGCCACCACATAACTATGGTCCTTATCCTCCACCCCACCACCCTTATCCTGCGcaccctcctcctcctccgccACCACCCCAGAACTACTACTACTGTGGCTCTACTTATGCCAATCCCATGACCATGACTGCTCGCTTCAACTACAACCAAAATCCCCACCCTTATGTTAACCACACTAATGGGTGGCTCGCACCTAGCCCTAGGCCACAAGCTGTGGACCCACCTCGTTATGTGGACTACCAAAACGCCAAGAAGGTGAGGAACGATGTGAATATTAATAAGGATACGCTAAAGCTTGTTGTTGATGAGCAGAACCCGGATCATGTCTTGGTCTCTTTTGTTTTCGATGCTTTGCATGATGGGAG CATCACAATTTTCTACTTTGCCAAGGAAGAGTCAAACTGTAGGTTTGTTCCATTTTTTCCTGCAAACTTTACACCTGTGAAAATCCCCTTTCAGAAAGGATTTGGCCAGAGATTTTGTCAGCCTTCAGGAACAGGCATTGACTTAGGCTTTTTTGAGCTGGATGATCTCTCAAAACCATCACCTGGAGAAGATGTATTTCCTCTTGTAGTATCTGCTGAAACACTGCCCCCTCACTCAACAGATAAGACTCTTGGTGAGTGTGTACCCAACACAAACCCTCATATGCAGATTACTCAAGCTGTTCTAGAGAAGAACAATGATGAACATTTCCATGTGAGAGTTGTTAAGCAAATCTTATGGATTGATGGATTTCGCTATGAGCTCCGTGAGATATATGGAATAGGAAGCTCGGAAGCAGAAGGCTTTGACGACAGTGACCCAGGGAAGGAGTGTGTGATATGCATGACTGAACCTAAGGATACAGCTGTATTACCCTGCCGACATATG TGTATGTGCAGTGAGTGTGCAAAAGCGTTGAGGCTTCAATCAAATAAGTGTCCCATATGCCGTCAACCTATTGAGGAACTTTTAGAGATCAAGATACATAATGGTGATCAGTGA